A genomic region of Trichocoleus sp. contains the following coding sequences:
- a CDS encoding TIGR02466 family protein, with amino-acid sequence MPIETWFPLAIYYEDLPDASEHRQRLIEAVLELKQEGIEPQNYTEMAWTGDIHGVNQIHTHPAFRWIVEQVEQHTTTYLENIGVDLSQVDLYIQRAWPIVSRTAQEVGAHCHNTAHVSAVYYIQVPTDEVSDPGSLLFFNDARVNEVCPGLGSENTDIVDAENDLNQLYVAYPPVEGRLLIFPAKQRHAVSMNETQELRLSLSFDIVLTATGEVAGAYEFLTPPPNQWKKFKSDH; translated from the coding sequence ATGCCCATTGAAACCTGGTTCCCGCTGGCAATTTATTATGAGGATTTGCCAGATGCCTCGGAACATCGACAGCGTTTGATTGAAGCAGTCCTAGAGCTAAAGCAGGAAGGGATCGAACCTCAGAATTATACTGAGATGGCCTGGACGGGAGATATTCACGGTGTCAATCAAATTCATACTCATCCAGCTTTTAGATGGATTGTGGAACAGGTTGAGCAGCACACAACGACGTATCTTGAAAACATTGGTGTAGACCTCAGCCAAGTGGACTTATACATTCAAAGAGCATGGCCCATTGTCTCTCGCACCGCACAAGAAGTTGGGGCGCATTGCCACAACACTGCCCATGTCAGCGCGGTTTACTATATTCAAGTGCCCACGGATGAGGTGAGCGACCCAGGGAGTCTCCTTTTTTTCAATGATGCACGGGTGAATGAGGTGTGTCCGGGATTGGGTAGTGAAAACACAGATATCGTCGATGCAGAGAACGATCTCAATCAGCTTTACGTGGCTTACCCGCCTGTCGAAGGGCGGTTGCTAATCTTTCCAGCAAAGCAACGCCATGCCGTTAGCATGAACGAAACCCAGGAGTTACGTCTGTCTCTGTCGTTTGACATTGTATTGACAGCCACGGGAGAAGTCGCAGGGGCATACGAGTTTCTAACCCCACCGCCAAATCAGTGGAAAAAATTTAAGAGCGATCACTAA